A stretch of Imperialibacter roseus DNA encodes these proteins:
- a CDS encoding MBL fold metallo-hydrolase, whose product MNYMRRFLSILKYTGLTLAAILLLVFVGGFLFTSLSPQFGGSPTEAQVASYEKSGHFEKGLFVNNTPTSMEMDWPTIKTLLRDYVVGVPNLAPENLLPVLKVDSLSIVNRPDTLTRLTWFGHSAFLLEMEGKNILLDPMFGDSPSPVSWLGSHRFTEGLPIEIEQLPAIDAVFFSHDHYDHLDYESVMRLKDKVKDFYVPLGVGAHLVAWGVAEDKIHEMNWWEETTHENLQIVCTPARHFSGRGITNRFSTLWGSWVIKGTYANIYFSGDSGYGPHFKEIGQKYGPFDAALMECGQYDLRWHNIHMLPEETAQGAIDLNAKVMMPIHWGAFVLALHAWKDPIDRVTKEAAVLGMPIATPKIGERLIVGQPDFPMERWWDSLN is encoded by the coding sequence ATGAACTACATGCGACGTTTCCTTTCAATACTGAAATACACAGGCCTGACGCTGGCTGCTATTCTTTTGCTGGTGTTTGTTGGGGGCTTCCTTTTCACCAGCCTTAGCCCCCAGTTTGGCGGCTCTCCAACGGAGGCCCAAGTCGCTTCTTACGAAAAGTCGGGGCATTTTGAAAAGGGTTTGTTCGTTAACAACACCCCCACTTCCATGGAAATGGACTGGCCGACCATCAAAACCCTGCTACGGGACTACGTTGTTGGCGTGCCTAACCTTGCACCGGAAAACTTGCTACCAGTGCTCAAAGTCGACTCCCTCAGCATCGTGAACCGACCCGACACGCTTACCAGACTCACCTGGTTTGGTCACTCAGCTTTTCTTTTAGAAATGGAAGGCAAAAACATATTGCTCGACCCGATGTTCGGCGACAGCCCTTCCCCTGTTTCATGGTTGGGCTCGCATCGGTTTACCGAGGGGCTACCCATAGAAATCGAACAGCTTCCGGCTATCGATGCTGTCTTCTTTTCCCATGACCACTACGACCACCTCGATTACGAATCGGTGATGCGATTAAAAGACAAAGTAAAAGACTTTTACGTACCGTTGGGTGTTGGTGCTCATCTGGTCGCCTGGGGGGTAGCCGAAGACAAAATACACGAGATGAATTGGTGGGAGGAGACAACGCACGAGAACCTTCAAATTGTCTGCACACCGGCAAGGCATTTCTCCGGCAGGGGCATTACCAATCGTTTTTCAACCCTGTGGGGCTCATGGGTAATCAAAGGAACATACGCCAACATCTACTTCAGTGGCGATAGCGGTTATGGCCCACATTTTAAAGAAATTGGTCAAAAATACGGCCCGTTTGATGCGGCTCTTATGGAGTGCGGACAGTACGACCTGCGCTGGCACAATATTCACATGCTGCCTGAAGAGACTGCCCAGGGTGCCATTGACTTAAATGCAAAAGTTATGATGCCCATCCACTGGGGGGCATTTGTGCTGGCGCTTCATGCATGGAAAGACCCTATCGACCGGGTAACAAAAGAGGCTGCTGTATTGGGGATGCCTATCGCCACGCCAAAAATTGGTGAAAGACTGATAGTAGGCCAGCCAGACTTCCCGATGGAAAGATGGTGGGACTCGCTAAACTGA
- a CDS encoding PAS domain S-box protein yields the protein MSLKSTLPADIYNRIEEIQSMIFEIANGNYNFRLQRSAENNELDGLIGGINMLGEEIKASTVSRNYLQNIYRGVIDLLIILKKDFTIETANHQVLSSLGYTKDQLVDQPFSKLLGPNYQNSLDRIEKDLKENNISVNLELNFLTSGNVAVTHAVSFSLLSGSDDLDTSILVTAKDVTAFKETEERLKRQNEALKEIAWIQSHKVRGPVASIKGLMMLIDWDQNSLEENRQVFQNMQQTIEQLDVIIHEIVNKTGNLFEEEDSLQ from the coding sequence ATGTCACTTAAATCAACCTTACCAGCAGATATCTACAATCGGATTGAAGAAATCCAGTCCATGATATTCGAAATTGCCAACGGCAATTACAACTTCCGACTTCAGCGCTCAGCCGAAAACAACGAGCTTGATGGCCTCATAGGCGGCATCAACATGCTGGGAGAAGAAATTAAGGCATCTACAGTATCCAGAAACTACCTCCAAAACATCTACAGGGGCGTTATCGACCTGTTGATCATTTTAAAGAAAGACTTCACTATTGAGACAGCCAATCACCAGGTATTAAGCTCTCTTGGATATACGAAAGACCAGCTTGTTGACCAGCCATTCAGCAAGCTACTCGGCCCCAACTATCAGAACAGCCTGGATCGGATTGAAAAAGATTTGAAGGAAAATAACATCTCGGTGAATTTGGAACTAAATTTCCTCACATCGGGTAACGTTGCGGTTACACACGCAGTCTCCTTTTCGCTCCTTTCGGGGAGTGATGACCTCGACACCAGCATTTTGGTCACGGCAAAGGACGTTACCGCATTTAAGGAAACTGAGGAACGGCTTAAGCGCCAAAATGAAGCGTTGAAAGAAATAGCCTGGATACAATCGCACAAGGTACGGGGGCCAGTTGCCTCTATTAAAGGGCTCATGATGCTGATTGACTGGGATCAAAACTCGCTTGAAGAAAACCGACAAGTTTTTCAGAACATGCAGCAAACCATCGAGCAACTAGATGTTATTATTCATGAAATCGTTAACAAAACCGGAAACCTCTTCGAGGAGGAGGACTCCCTTCAGTAA
- a CDS encoding response regulator, which produces MSMVDLACIIDDDQIYVFGLRKLIDFHKYSKNLLVFKNGAEAIKYMKPLITSSDELPDVILLDINMPVMDGWQFLDEFVKIKPLIKKKITIYMVSSSIDEADLERAKTYEEVSDFIVKPVKEPDLAKILS; this is translated from the coding sequence ATGAGCATGGTAGACTTAGCTTGCATTATCGATGACGATCAGATATATGTGTTTGGCCTTAGAAAGCTGATTGATTTTCATAAGTACAGTAAAAATTTGTTAGTGTTTAAGAATGGCGCAGAGGCCATTAAATACATGAAGCCGCTGATCACATCCAGTGACGAATTGCCTGATGTTATACTACTCGATATTAACATGCCAGTGATGGATGGTTGGCAGTTTCTTGACGAGTTTGTAAAAATTAAGCCCCTGATAAAAAAGAAGATCACCATTTACATGGTAAGCTCGTCGATTGATGAAGCAGACCTGGAAAGGGCCAAAACCTACGAGGAAGTAAGTGATTTTATTGTGAAGCCAGTAAAAGAGCCCGACTTAGCCAAAATTCTCAGTTGA
- a CDS encoding CehA/McbA family metallohydrolase domain-containing protein: protein MKRLGILSVFLLLLWSCGTPKIAKVERQWYKGNLHTHSYWSDGDEFPEMIMGWYKDHGYDFIGLSDHNTLAAGEKWKLVPKGGVYKDAFYTYLKKYGEDWVEYKEDTGRVSVKLKTFQEYVPLFAEKDKFLIIQSEEITNSFEGKPLHLNVTNVKKLIGEQEGSSVSDVLQKSIDAVTAQRRATGQPMIIHINHPNFYFAITVDDMISLNGERFFEVFNGHPMVNNYGDSTHIGMEEMWDRINIAYLAAGKPLMYGVATDDSHNYHMFGDAYSNSGRGWVMVQADSLRPASLIEAMEAGDFYGSTGVTLSRISREGNKLRVEVAAEEGVAYTIQFIGVKKGEEMSSVLMEKKGIADEFALTEDIVFVRAKVVSDKYKENPFKEGDFEAAWTQPMVYQ from the coding sequence ATGAAAAGGTTAGGTATTCTATCGGTCTTTTTGCTGCTTCTCTGGTCGTGTGGCACGCCGAAAATAGCTAAGGTTGAAAGGCAATGGTACAAGGGAAATTTACACACCCATAGCTATTGGAGTGATGGTGACGAATTTCCTGAAATGATCATGGGCTGGTACAAGGACCACGGCTATGACTTTATCGGACTTTCTGACCACAATACATTGGCCGCTGGTGAAAAGTGGAAACTTGTACCGAAGGGAGGGGTGTATAAAGATGCTTTTTACACTTATCTTAAAAAATATGGGGAGGACTGGGTAGAGTATAAGGAGGACACAGGCCGGGTAAGTGTGAAGCTGAAAACTTTTCAGGAATACGTGCCACTTTTTGCAGAAAAGGACAAATTCCTCATCATACAGTCAGAGGAAATTACGAACAGTTTCGAGGGGAAACCTCTGCACCTGAACGTTACCAATGTTAAAAAGTTGATTGGGGAACAGGAAGGGAGTAGTGTGTCGGATGTGCTGCAAAAAAGCATTGACGCAGTAACGGCACAACGACGGGCCACGGGTCAACCAATGATCATTCACATCAACCATCCCAATTTCTATTTTGCTATTACGGTCGACGACATGATCTCGCTTAACGGTGAGAGATTCTTCGAGGTGTTCAATGGCCACCCCATGGTTAACAACTACGGCGATTCCACCCATATTGGCATGGAGGAGATGTGGGACCGCATCAATATTGCCTACCTGGCCGCCGGTAAGCCCCTGATGTATGGCGTGGCAACCGACGACAGCCACAATTACCATATGTTTGGCGATGCCTATAGCAACAGCGGCCGGGGCTGGGTGATGGTGCAAGCCGACTCGCTCCGACCTGCGTCTTTGATTGAAGCCATGGAAGCAGGCGACTTTTATGGGTCGACCGGGGTGACGTTGAGCAGGATTAGCCGGGAGGGGAACAAACTCAGAGTGGAGGTGGCAGCGGAAGAGGGTGTTGCTTATACCATACAATTCATTGGGGTGAAGAAAGGCGAGGAGATGTCTTCGGTGTTGATGGAGAAAAAAGGAATAGCCGATGAATTTGCGCTAACCGAAGATATTGTGTTTGTCAGGGCTAAAGTAGTATCCGACAAGTATAAAGAAAATCCTTTCAAAGAGGGTGATTTTGAGGCAGCCTGGACGCAGCCGATGGTTTATCAGTAA
- a CDS encoding gluconate 2-dehydrogenase subunit 3 family protein: MDRREVIKRMALSMGYTLSAPAIVSILNSCESAPELGWQPLVFTPSQAVALEELTEAILPKTTTPGAKDMKVAQTMDAFISVVFSPANAEQFKTDLDNFLKECESTQGKAFEKCSAEEKAAFLSKYDTPESYGISVWGTDMAKKPVNSIFKKVKAMTVSSYFNTEELGERILRYESIPGRYNSCVPYEKGTKVWSL; this comes from the coding sequence ATGGATAGAAGAGAAGTAATCAAAAGAATGGCCCTTAGCATGGGGTATACCCTTTCAGCACCAGCCATTGTGTCAATTCTCAACAGTTGCGAAAGTGCGCCCGAGTTGGGGTGGCAGCCTTTGGTATTCACTCCCTCGCAGGCCGTAGCACTGGAGGAACTGACCGAGGCTATTCTTCCTAAAACCACTACCCCTGGTGCCAAAGACATGAAGGTAGCGCAGACGATGGATGCCTTTATTTCGGTGGTGTTTTCTCCGGCAAACGCAGAGCAGTTCAAAACCGACCTCGATAACTTCCTGAAAGAATGTGAAAGTACCCAGGGCAAGGCGTTTGAAAAATGCAGTGCTGAAGAAAAGGCGGCTTTTCTCAGCAAGTATGACACTCCTGAGTCCTACGGAATATCTGTGTGGGGCACCGACATGGCCAAAAAGCCGGTTAACTCGATTTTCAAGAAAGTGAAGGCAATGACGGTTTCCAGCTATTTCAACACCGAGGAGCTGGGAGAGCGCATATTGCGGTACGAATCGATTCCCGGGAGGTACAATAGCTGCGTGCCCTACGAGAAGGGTACAAAGGTGTGGTCGTTGTAG
- a CDS encoding PadR family transcriptional regulator, whose translation MKGNNLGELEELVLLMVASLSEEAYAVAVREELEKSASRVVNISAVHSSLYRLEDKGFLTSEFGGATSKRGGKKKRLFKVTSAGYAILKEAKETKEQIWSNIPQLSFTNI comes from the coding sequence ATGAAAGGTAACAACCTTGGTGAACTTGAAGAGCTTGTGTTACTCATGGTGGCGTCGCTTAGCGAAGAAGCCTATGCGGTGGCTGTTCGGGAAGAGTTGGAAAAATCTGCCAGCAGGGTAGTCAACATAAGTGCAGTACATTCTTCGCTTTACAGGCTTGAGGACAAGGGTTTTCTTACCTCCGAATTCGGCGGCGCTACATCCAAAAGAGGGGGAAAAAAGAAGCGCTTATTTAAAGTCACTTCAGCAGGTTACGCCATTCTGAAAGAAGCAAAAGAAACAAAAGAGCAGATTTGGTCGAATATACCTCAGTTGTCATTTACCAATATTTAA
- a CDS encoding ABC transporter permease yields the protein MEPAQKPSNQPPGLGTFLLRNIYSEELFEEIHGDLLELYEERIATKGRWSASAHYIKDAVLSARNYDLKRTQHYKTQNNSGAMIRNYIKITLRTISKNKVYTALNVLGLALGMAACIFIMQYVAFEKSYDRFNANFENLYRIQYNFYREGELQFECAAAVPRVGPFMKEKMPEVVDFARAYPLSMVVSYNNINFREDRIHIADPAFLKIFTFPLIKGDVETCLTEPNTVVISETAAKKYFGNEDPIGKMIRADGQYSMAVTAVAKDVPNNSHIKFDFLISYQTLNNQTDNQSETAWGWYDFNSYVLLRDGTDPTAFNKKFAEILYEERHEEEEKYNYRQEFPLQPITDIHLYSNLLQESEPDEAGDGEAVFFLTIIAAFILVIAWINYINLSTARSVERAKEVGVRKVMGAFKAQLIGQFITESFVMNLLAFTVGLAIVTLGINQFNALTDSSLGLSFLLSASFWLVAALVVFIGSFLSGLYPAFVLSSYQPSTVLKGKMTGKKGGILLRKALVIFQFASSVCLIAGTLIVYQQLSYVRNLDLGFDMTETLVVKGPGVFTADSLYGSTMQTFRNELLQNPEITAIASGTNVPGDEIFWANGIKRAEEPNEASKTIYIAGVDYDYFPAYDIKLVAGRNYDRTFGTDTGSLILNEAGAKYLGFQSAEEAINQKLSWGRGDKTIIGIVENYNQMSAKTKVTPLLFPLVTGRSNFFTIKLDKNGVSDLTKLFNKVEASYSTHFPGNPFDYFFLDDFFNRQYNPEKKFSRVFTLFAGFAIVIACLGLFGLSSFNALQKTKEIGIRKAIGADVGHIVMLLSKEFVYLVLIANIIAWPATWFIMNNWLDNFAYRIAITPLVFIVAGLLVLVIAVLTVGYKTMATAKSDPVKALRYE from the coding sequence ATGGAGCCAGCTCAAAAGCCCTCAAATCAGCCACCCGGCCTAGGCACTTTCCTACTGAGAAATATCTACAGTGAGGAACTGTTTGAGGAGATCCACGGCGACCTCCTTGAGTTGTACGAAGAACGAATAGCAACGAAAGGCAGGTGGAGTGCTTCGGCCCATTACATAAAAGATGCTGTACTCTCAGCACGCAACTATGACCTCAAGCGGACGCAACACTACAAAACTCAAAATAACTCAGGCGCTATGATTCGAAATTACATCAAGATTACGCTACGCACCATTTCCAAGAACAAAGTATACACCGCACTGAATGTGCTGGGCTTGGCACTAGGCATGGCTGCCTGCATATTCATTATGCAATACGTGGCTTTCGAAAAAAGCTACGATAGATTCAATGCCAATTTCGAAAACCTCTATAGGATCCAATACAACTTTTACCGGGAAGGGGAGCTACAGTTCGAATGCGCAGCTGCGGTTCCCAGAGTAGGTCCTTTCATGAAAGAGAAAATGCCGGAGGTGGTCGACTTCGCAAGAGCCTACCCGCTCTCAATGGTGGTATCTTACAATAACATCAACTTCCGGGAAGACAGAATTCATATAGCCGACCCGGCTTTCCTCAAAATCTTCACCTTCCCTCTCATCAAGGGAGATGTAGAAACCTGTCTGACGGAACCAAATACAGTAGTAATTTCGGAAACGGCCGCCAAAAAATACTTTGGAAACGAAGATCCTATCGGGAAAATGATCCGTGCAGACGGCCAGTACAGCATGGCTGTGACTGCGGTGGCCAAAGATGTGCCCAACAATTCGCATATCAAATTTGACTTCCTTATCTCCTACCAAACGCTCAATAACCAAACTGATAACCAGTCAGAAACGGCCTGGGGGTGGTACGACTTCAATAGTTATGTTCTTTTGCGAGATGGAACTGATCCTACAGCCTTCAATAAGAAGTTTGCGGAAATTCTGTATGAGGAAAGACATGAGGAGGAAGAAAAATACAATTACAGACAGGAGTTTCCTTTGCAACCTATTACGGACATACATCTATATTCCAATCTTTTGCAAGAATCGGAGCCAGATGAAGCTGGCGATGGAGAAGCTGTTTTTTTCCTCACCATTATAGCTGCCTTTATCCTGGTGATCGCCTGGATCAACTACATCAATCTTAGCACAGCCAGGTCGGTTGAACGTGCCAAGGAAGTCGGTGTAAGAAAAGTCATGGGGGCATTCAAGGCGCAATTGATCGGGCAATTTATCACCGAATCTTTTGTTATGAACTTGCTCGCCTTTACTGTGGGCCTGGCAATAGTAACACTTGGCATCAATCAGTTCAACGCTCTTACCGATTCAAGCCTCGGACTTTCGTTCTTACTCAGTGCAAGTTTTTGGTTGGTTGCAGCTTTGGTGGTTTTCATCGGTTCGTTTCTCTCCGGACTGTACCCTGCATTTGTTTTGTCATCCTACCAGCCATCTACTGTGCTGAAGGGCAAGATGACCGGCAAAAAAGGTGGTATACTTCTTAGAAAAGCCCTGGTCATATTCCAGTTTGCTTCTTCGGTATGTCTGATTGCAGGAACTCTTATTGTGTATCAGCAGCTAAGCTACGTCCGCAATCTTGACCTTGGTTTCGACATGACCGAAACCCTCGTTGTGAAAGGGCCGGGTGTATTTACAGCTGATTCGCTTTATGGTTCAACCATGCAGACGTTTAGAAATGAGCTATTGCAGAACCCGGAAATCACCGCCATAGCCTCGGGTACTAATGTGCCGGGAGATGAAATTTTTTGGGCCAACGGGATCAAAAGAGCAGAAGAACCAAATGAAGCCAGCAAAACAATCTATATCGCCGGAGTGGACTATGATTACTTCCCGGCCTACGATATCAAGCTTGTCGCTGGGCGCAACTATGACAGAACATTTGGCACCGATACCGGATCGCTTATTCTCAACGAAGCAGGTGCCAAATACTTAGGCTTCCAGTCGGCAGAAGAAGCCATTAACCAAAAACTAAGTTGGGGTAGAGGCGACAAAACGATCATTGGCATTGTAGAGAATTATAACCAAATGTCGGCTAAAACGAAGGTTACACCGCTTCTTTTTCCTTTGGTGACCGGGAGAAGCAATTTTTTTACTATCAAGCTGGACAAAAATGGAGTTTCTGATCTTACTAAGCTATTCAATAAAGTGGAAGCCAGCTATTCGACACATTTCCCAGGCAATCCGTTCGATTACTTCTTTCTCGACGATTTCTTCAACCGGCAGTACAACCCCGAAAAGAAATTTAGCAGAGTGTTTACATTGTTTGCCGGATTTGCCATTGTGATTGCCTGCCTGGGGCTTTTTGGTTTGTCTTCTTTCAATGCACTACAAAAAACAAAAGAGATTGGCATCAGAAAAGCCATTGGAGCCGATGTTGGGCACATTGTGATGCTGCTTTCCAAAGAATTCGTCTACCTGGTTTTGATTGCTAACATTATAGCATGGCCAGCTACCTGGTTCATTATGAACAACTGGCTCGACAACTTTGCCTACCGGATCGCCATCACACCGCTGGTGTTTATCGTAGCAGGCCTGCTGGTTTTGGTCATCGCCGTGCTTACTGTTGGTTACAAAACTATGGCCACGGCCAAGTCCGATCCTGTGAAGGCGTTGAGATATGAATAA
- a CDS encoding outer membrane protein assembly factor BamB family protein: MAFRVTLFLLACIGIAGQLLGQESWTKRLPGIGTFSSPRVADLNGDGIKDIILGAGREEFKACDSAVFALDGRTGDMLWNVSAIDQVFGSASLKDITGDGVMDVFINGRSAELQAVNGKTGEVIWRFNDPDLAKERKQKQWFNFYNPQFVPDQNGDGVEDILISNGGDVMAEPYDPNRPAGHLVVLNTLTGEVLGKARMPDGKEIYMSVATLPIDGSQDREIIFGTGGETIGGNLWLGTLSQVMKGDLADAIKLDSSANKGFIAPAAWVDVNDDGSPDIVANAVDGRFLAFDGKTHQKIWQVQMDNSEAYSSISVGYFNADKTPDFFMSFAQGSWPNLDWTKQFMVNGANGAVEFLDSLGLYQTTTPVIADFTLDGVDDALVIVNYQAESLENGLMKKYFYNMLAVIDFTTGEVIDLDVHTDGHNLSSTPWVGDLDGDGNIDIVYCHATNTEHTYTFDGMEVIRLTTTLPVNKEIKWGAYMGSGYDGVFKK; encoded by the coding sequence ATGGCTTTTCGGGTTACACTATTTCTGCTGGCATGTATTGGCATAGCTGGTCAGCTGCTGGGGCAAGAATCATGGACAAAACGTCTACCCGGAATCGGGACTTTTTCATCGCCCAGAGTAGCTGACCTCAATGGAGATGGCATCAAGGATATTATTCTCGGAGCAGGCAGGGAGGAATTCAAAGCCTGCGATTCGGCCGTTTTTGCGCTGGACGGGCGAACCGGCGACATGCTTTGGAATGTGTCGGCTATTGATCAGGTGTTTGGCTCGGCCAGCCTGAAAGACATCACGGGCGATGGTGTGATGGATGTGTTCATCAATGGGAGGTCAGCGGAGTTGCAGGCTGTAAATGGTAAAACTGGTGAAGTGATCTGGCGTTTCAACGACCCCGACCTGGCCAAAGAGCGGAAGCAAAAGCAGTGGTTCAACTTTTACAACCCACAGTTTGTGCCAGATCAAAACGGAGATGGTGTGGAGGATATATTGATTTCCAACGGCGGAGATGTGATGGCAGAGCCCTACGACCCAAACAGACCAGCGGGGCATTTGGTAGTGCTCAACACGCTCACTGGCGAAGTGCTGGGAAAGGCTAGAATGCCCGACGGCAAGGAAATATACATGTCGGTGGCTACTTTGCCGATCGACGGAAGCCAGGACAGGGAAATTATTTTTGGAACAGGGGGCGAAACCATTGGGGGTAACTTGTGGCTGGGTACCCTCTCACAGGTGATGAAAGGTGATTTAGCTGACGCCATCAAATTGGATAGCAGTGCAAACAAGGGGTTTATTGCTCCGGCGGCCTGGGTGGATGTGAATGACGACGGTAGTCCGGATATTGTTGCCAATGCTGTGGATGGAAGATTTCTGGCATTCGACGGAAAAACGCATCAGAAGATCTGGCAGGTGCAAATGGACAATAGCGAAGCTTATAGCTCGATTTCCGTTGGGTATTTTAATGCCGATAAGACCCCCGACTTTTTCATGTCTTTTGCTCAGGGCTCCTGGCCCAATCTTGACTGGACCAAGCAATTCATGGTGAATGGCGCAAATGGAGCGGTTGAGTTTCTGGACTCCCTTGGGCTTTACCAAACTACCACGCCTGTAATTGCCGATTTTACCCTCGATGGTGTTGACGATGCTCTCGTTATAGTCAACTATCAGGCAGAAAGCCTGGAGAATGGTTTGATGAAGAAGTACTTCTACAATATGCTGGCGGTGATTGATTTCACGACGGGTGAAGTCATTGATCTCGATGTTCATACCGACGGACACAATCTTTCGTCAACCCCCTGGGTGGGCGATTTGGATGGCGATGGCAATATTGACATTGTTTACTGCCATGCTACAAACACGGAACACACCTACACCTTCGATGGGATGGAAGTTATCCGACTGACTACCACACTGCCTGTTAACAAGGAGATTAAATGGGGTGCCTATATGGGCAGCGGGTATGACGGCGTGTTTAAAAAGTGA
- a CDS encoding GMC family oxidoreductase, translating to MQDKNSTHQYDAIVVGSGISGGWAAKELCEKGLKTLVLERGRSVKHGEYPTAHLDPWDMPNNGALTYEEQQERPVQSRTGWIGQDTKHFFVNDKENPYDEVKRFDWIRSYQTGGRSLTWGRQTYRLSDLDFEANAKEGIGVDWPIRYKDLSPWYDYVEKYVGISGEAMGLPHLPDGQFLPGMELNCVEQHTKEQIEKNFKHRYLTIGRVTNLTQQHNGRGPCQYRNRCSRGCPFAGYFSSVSSTLPDAEKTGNLTLVSNAIVHSVIYDDKTGKASGVQVIDAETKATTEYFAKIVFLNASAMGSTFILMNSISERFPTGLGNDSDQLGRNLMDHHYRVGAIGDFDGFADKYYEGRRPNGIYIPRFRNINEETKRTDYVRGFGYQGGAERAGAGRGGSVPGFGADFKDGLMEPGPWQMALVGFGECLPHQDNRMWLNFDKKDPYGLPTLTVDAEFRENEMAMRKDMADAAAEMLEASGYKKVETYDSPAAIGLGIHEMGTARMGTDPKTSVLNKWNQVHGAPNVFVTDGAAMTSSACQNPSLTYMALTARAANYAAEQLKKKNL from the coding sequence ATGCAGGATAAGAATAGCACCCATCAATACGATGCCATTGTTGTGGGGTCGGGCATAAGCGGCGGCTGGGCCGCCAAAGAGCTTTGTGAAAAAGGATTGAAAACGCTGGTGCTCGAAAGGGGGCGGTCGGTGAAGCATGGTGAATACCCAACGGCCCACCTTGATCCGTGGGACATGCCCAATAATGGCGCACTCACCTATGAAGAGCAGCAGGAGCGGCCCGTACAAAGCCGCACCGGATGGATAGGACAGGATACCAAGCACTTTTTTGTCAACGATAAGGAGAACCCTTATGACGAGGTGAAGCGCTTTGACTGGATCCGAAGCTACCAGACTGGTGGCCGTTCGCTTACCTGGGGCAGGCAAACATATCGCCTGAGTGATCTCGACTTTGAAGCCAACGCCAAAGAAGGTATAGGAGTGGATTGGCCCATTCGGTACAAAGACCTTTCGCCCTGGTATGACTACGTTGAAAAGTATGTGGGCATCAGTGGAGAAGCCATGGGCCTGCCACACTTACCCGACGGGCAGTTCTTGCCAGGGATGGAGCTCAACTGCGTGGAGCAACACACAAAAGAGCAAATAGAAAAGAACTTTAAGCACCGCTACCTTACCATTGGCAGGGTCACTAACCTGACCCAGCAGCACAATGGCCGGGGGCCTTGTCAGTACCGCAATAGGTGCTCACGTGGCTGCCCTTTTGCGGGCTACTTTAGTAGTGTGTCTTCTACCCTGCCAGATGCTGAAAAAACCGGTAACCTCACGCTGGTGTCTAATGCAATTGTCCATTCAGTTATTTATGATGATAAAACCGGCAAAGCCAGCGGTGTGCAGGTGATTGATGCCGAAACCAAGGCAACGACAGAATACTTCGCAAAGATTGTTTTCCTGAACGCTTCGGCCATGGGGTCAACCTTCATCCTGATGAACTCTATCAGCGAACGGTTCCCAACAGGCCTGGGAAATGACTCCGATCAGCTGGGCCGCAATTTGATGGATCACCACTACCGGGTAGGCGCCATTGGCGACTTTGACGGGTTTGCTGATAAGTACTATGAAGGCCGCAGACCCAACGGCATTTACATTCCTCGCTTCAGGAATATCAATGAAGAAACCAAAAGGACAGACTATGTGAGAGGCTTTGGCTACCAGGGGGGTGCCGAAAGGGCGGGGGCAGGCCGGGGAGGTAGTGTGCCTGGTTTTGGAGCTGATTTCAAGGATGGACTGATGGAGCCAGGGCCATGGCAAATGGCGTTGGTGGGCTTCGGTGAATGCCTGCCTCATCAGGACAACCGCATGTGGCTCAATTTTGATAAAAAGGATCCGTACGGTTTACCCACCCTCACTGTCGACGCTGAGTTCAGGGAAAATGAAATGGCCATGAGGAAGGACATGGCTGATGCCGCTGCGGAGATGCTCGAAGCCAGTGGTTACAAAAAGGTGGAGACCTATGATTCGCCAGCAGCCATAGGGTTGGGCATACATGAGATGGGCACCGCCAGGATGGGCACCGACCCCAAAACCTCGGTGCTGAATAAATGGAACCAGGTGCATGGAGCGCCCAACGTATTTGTGACGGACGGGGCGGCTATGACCTCATCGGCGTGTCAGAATCCTTCGCTTACTTATATGGCCCTCACGGCCAGGGCTGCCAACTATGCTGCCGAACAACTAAAGAAGAAAAACCTCTAA